The Paramixta manurensis region GGTGCCTGAACCCGTTCGAATATGATATTCGTACCCGCCAGAGAAAACCCACGGCCACCGTCAGCGGTAAACTGAGTGCTTACGCCAGTATGGCACTGGCAGAAGGAAAAAGTACGGCAAAAGTTTACTGGCCTGACCATGCCGGGGTGCGCATCTGTTACCCACTTGACCCGGAAAGAATACCCGGTGGAGGTATCGGCGTGCTAGGGACGTTGCGTTTTGATTTTGAACTGGCGCTGTCGGGGACTATCGGGGCCAGCCTGGGCATTGAAGCCGGGGTGGGTTTCTCCGGAGATACGGTTAAAGGCTTACCGGTCAAAGCGGTTGCCACAGGTATTCCCGGCTACTGGCGACAGGTGGATATTTCAAAAGCGGCGGAGGACGCAAAATCCGGCGCGGAACTGAGCCTGTTTGCCGGGGCGGAAGCGGGGGCTAACCTTGGTGGAAAGCTGGTCTGGCTGAATCCTGATAAGGACGGAAGAGGTAGTGAGCAGTTCAGTACGCTGGCGAAGGTGGCAACAGGTGTGGCTGCACAGGCCGGGTGGGGGGTTAGTGGCTGCGTGGAACTCAGTTGGAAAGACGGTAAGGTCCGTATCCGGGTTAAGGGTGGTCTTTGTTCTGGCATGGGGGCGAAAGGCTCGGTGACGCTGGAAGTGGATGGCCGGGCCATTATGACCGAGTTTATGCCCTGCCTTGTCTATATGCTGCGCAATGCTGATTACACCCGGCTGATGGCGATTATGACAGAAGATGATTACAACTATTTTTGCGCCATCCCATTACTGGTCGGAATGTACGGCCTTAACCGAGTAATTGATGCAGGTATATCGTTAAAAACTGAACTCAAACAAGGCTGGGATGACAAGGAAGCCCGTGTTGCACTAATGGAGAATATTCTCGCCAAAGATGACTGCATGAAATTCGCACCACCGGAAAGTAAGGGGGCGGTTATTGCCTCGCTGATTGAAACTAGCTTCTGGGATGGAGTAGCCAGCCCGGCCAGCCACAGGGCAGAAGCGTGTGAAGGTAGCACCACCTTTGCCAGCCGTAAGCGGGCGATACTGAACGTGCTGCGCTGGGTACAGTCAAAGCGTGAGCATGAAAACGTCATGCAGCACCTTTCTAAAAATATTGGTAAAAAAGACGACTGGAAGATGAATGAAGCGCGCGTGCTGGCGTTTCTCGGGCAGGGTGAGGAACCACTGGAATATGGCTATGACGGCATGTTTGTCCCCGGCGCGCAGAAAGTCATCATTACCCCCAGTCACTATGCAGAAAATCTGCATGCCATATACGACTGGCTGCCGGATGCGCCCGCTGTGCCAGCCGGACATCCGAATATGTCTGAGTGGAGACTGACAGAAGTGCCTCTGAGGTATATTCACAGTTGCACACGCTACATCACCACCCAGCATGGACGGTAAGTTGTGAAAAAAGAGACACTGGTTAAGATAACCGTAACGGCACTGGTTCTTATCTCATTGCCCGGTTGCCACGACGAGCAGAAGGAAAAAGCAGACCAGGATACTCTGGTCAGAACCTCGCTGGATAATCTGCTGATGGTGCAGGGCGGTGAGTTTCAGATGGGAGATTTTGGTCGTCTTGTCGGAGAGAAGCTCCCTTTTAATCCTGACCCCGATACGCCCCTGCACCGGGTTGTGCTGTCTGATTTTCGAATGGGAAAATACCGGGTTACTTGGGGAGAGTTTAATCGCTGGCTTGATTTTCAGGGGCGCGAGAAAAACTTTTATTATAGATGGACAATGAACAATAAAGATCATGATTTTCAATCAGATAAAGTTTATATGGGGAATGCCTATCCGGCAACTGTAAGCTGGAAAGATGCTCGTGCTTACTGTAATTGGCTGGGACAGGTTAGTCACCGTAATATGGATCTGCCCACCGAAGCCCAGTGGGAATATGCCGCACGTAGTCGTGGAAAATTATTTATGTTTGCTAACGCCGATAATAAAAATTACTTTCATGACGATAAAGATCGTAACTACGCCTCTTCCAGTGATAAACAACCCGTTGGCAGTTTCCCACCCAATCCATTAGGCCTTTATGACATGATGGGTAATGGGAAAGATTGGCTAAAAGACTGGTACTCCGCAGATTATTACAATATCTCCCCTGAAAAAGACCCACAGGGGCCACGGTCGGGCAAGAAAAAATCAGTGAGAGGTGAGCGTGGTTCCGGGCATACATTAACTATCATTAGGAATAGTAGCAAACCAGATTCAGAATGGGGTTCAGAATTCCGCTGCGTGGAAAACAGTCCTCTGAAATAATTTTTAACCTGTCAAATATTTCCCTTCTGCCAGATAACGTAAAGGAGCCGAAAGGCTCCTTAACATGCGCAGAAATTCAGCACCGCCGCCGTTCGGGCTACTTTAGCTTAAGCAACTTCACCGTGGCCTCCACGTCGATCTCATCTTCCGAGAAGATTAACGTTGTGCCCTGGAAGGTGGTAATCGCCAGCTTTCTCAGCGAACGCATTTCACCGGCTTTAGCTGCGGTTTGCGGCCTGATGCTATTCATCAGCGCGCCTACCGATAACACGGTATTTTCTTTATCAATACGGGCATCGGCAGGGACTTCTTCGCTGTACACCAGATAAGACTTGATCGAGGTGAGCTTAAGACGTTCACCAGCAATATAGATGTATTTACTTTCTGGCAAGACTTTTACCGCATAAGCGGATAAGCCTTTGTTATTGGTAGTGGGTTCGAAAGTTACCGACGCATTTTTCTTGATCAGTTCCGGATTCGCGACCTTAACCACATGAAAATAGCGATTGTCGCCATTTTCATCTTTAATAAACCCAAAACCTTTATCCTGAAACCAGGTTGTGATCGTTCCGTTCATCGCCATTACCGCCTACTTAATCGTTTATCTACTTCAGATGGTTTTAATCGTAAAACCAGACATCTGTTACCGTTAATTACCACATTAAATCATCGGGTACTTTAAAATCCGCGTACGGATCTTCTTCATCCTGCTCTTCCTGACTCAGCGCGTTGTTCACAACAATACTGTTAGCATCGCGCTGCGCGATTTTGTCGGCTACGCTTGCCGGGATAATCGCATATTCACTCTCCGTGTTGTTGCCGATCTCTACGCGCGCAATAGCGAGGCGACCACTAATCAATTGCGCTTGAGTCAGCCCGTCTACCCTGATTTTTTTAATCAGATTATTATCGGTGAAGTTAAAACCAATATCGCCTTTGGACACAACGATTCTATTCATTTCAATGAGTTGCTTAACCTGGGCTTTATATTCTTTCGATAAAACCGCTTGTTTTTGTTGCTGGCTTAGTTGCTTATCACGTTCAAGCTGCGCTTTTTTATTTTCTGCCACTGCCTCTCTAGCCTCACGAGCCTGAACGCGTGATTTTTTAGCCGTTTTTTGGACCTTGGTCATTTTTTTGCTGGTCACTAATCCAGCTTTCAGCATTTGCTCTTGTAAGGTGAGTTTTGTCATCTTGGTTACTAAATCCGTTGAATAATGGGAGGGATTATACCTGTAATTTTTAAAACTGTACCGAGAACAGCCCGCGTGTCGGTAGATGAATCTACAGTTCCACGGCTCAAACCGCACCGGTAACTAACTGGAGATAGGCGTTGACGGATTCTCCGGACTCCTGACGACGACTGAAAGGATAAGGGGTTGCCCGGCGCTTTCATTGCCGCCTTGCCGGATTTTTTTGCACGTCATCCGTCCATTAACATTGCGCTTGGGGTGACCGATCGCAGCGTTAACCTTGCAGAAGTATGTATTCATAATATTTCAGCGAATTATGCAAGGCTGTGGGCACCCGGTGGAAGCGTTTCGCTCATCGCAGGCGCTCGCTCACGGAGGAATCTGACCAGGATCTTTACTGCTGCTGGAGAATGCGGCTGTTTCAGATAGTAAACATACCAACCAGGGAACTGGGGAGACCAGTCTTCCAGAACGGGTATCAGTTGACCGGATTTAATATAGGGGGCTAACATTCGTTCATTCCACATTGTAATGCCGACGCCCTGCAATGCAGCGGCCAGCCCTACATAACGATGTGATACGGTAAGTGGCCCATTGACAGCAACCGCTACCCGATGGCCCTCTTTAATAAACTCCCATTCATACAGACCATAACCGCCTGGTTGATGCCAGCGCCAATTGATGCATTGATGCTGCTGTAAGTCTGCCGGTTCTTTGGGCGTTCCGTGTTTAGCAATATATGCGGGAGAAGCTACAGCCAACTGGCGCATCTGCCCGCCAAGTGGGGATGCCACCATGTTTGGTTCCAGGTATTCACCTAACCGGACACCGACATCAAAACCCTCTTGAACGATATTGACAGGTGCATCGCTGGCTGAAATATCAAGAACGATGTGGGGGTAGTTAGTGTGAAACTCGCCTAACAAGGGGAGAAGATACTGCTCCAGAGCGGCGTGAGGAATATGAAGGCGGACAGTTCCATATGGTCTTTCGTCTGCTCCCTGGGCTTCCTCCAGCGCTTCGTCCAGGGCCGCCATCGCTGGCTTCAGTTTCGCCAATAATCGCGAGCCTCCCTCTGTTAGTGAGACGCTGCGAGTGGTTCGGTGAAACAGACGTGAGCCCAATTCCTTCTCCAGATCCTGGATAACCTGGCTTAGGGTCGAAGGCGACAGACGAAGTTCACCGGCGGCACGAGCAAAGTTTCCTTGTTCTGCAACTGCCATGAATGCCCGTAATCGCGCGTACTCTGCTCGTCTCATTATGTGTTCCAGTCGAATAGATAATTTGATTTATGCAGCATAGACCGAATTATTTATTCTCTCTACCATTCGATAACAAGTCCATAAGCCATGATAGACCAAGGGGATCGAATGACTCGCGTGTATTACAGCAAGATAATCACTGCTCCGGCAGACAGTGTCTGGGCCATTATCCGTGATTTTGAGGGGCTGCCAGTTTGGTTCCCATTTGTCGAAAGTTGCGTGCTAAGCAGCGGAGCAACTGCCAGCCAGGTCGGTGCTGTCCGAACGAATACCGTGACCGGAGGAAATGTTATTCAGGAACGGCTTCTTGAGCTTTCTGACCGAGACCGGCGCATCGTTTACGATGTCATCAGCGGTGATGTCCCTGTTATCGACTACACCGCAACGCTTACGGTCCATCCGGTTAGCGAAGACAACTCCTCATTTGTCGCCTGGTCAGCGGATTTTGATGTGGATGGCGACATCGCTCCCGTTGCGGAGTGGGTACGCTCGGGGATTTTTGAGACTTGCCTGAAAGAACTGGAGCGCGTCCTTAGCGACCGACAGGTATCGGCGTGCAGAACCGAAGGAACCTTATAATGACCACTTCTCTTAAGCTTGACTCATATCGTCTTCTCGGGCGCTCCGGTCTGCGTGTCTCGCCGCTGTCGCTCGGGACAATGACCTTTGGCGCCGATTGGGGGTGGGGGGCTGATATTGACGAGTCGCGTCGTATGTTCGACTTGTATGTGGATCAAGGTGGCAACTTCGTCGACACTTCAGTCAATTATACCAATGGTACGTCCGAGCGATTTGTGGGTGCCTTCATGAAGGGCAAGCGCGATCGGATCGTGGTCGCGACTAAGTTCACTATGGCGCGCGAGCCAGGCAATCCCAACTCAGGTGGAAACCATCGTCTCAATATTATCCGCTCGGTTGAGGACAGTTTGCGTCAACTTGACACAGATCGTATTGAACTGCTCTACCTCCATGGCTGGGATTTCACCACCGCACCGGATGAAGTAATGCGCGCGCTCGATGATCTCGTTCGCAGTGGTAAAGTCGTTTACATCGGCATTTCAAACACACCCGCCTGGCGTATCGCGCAGATGCAGACGTTGGCGGACCTGCGTGGCTGGGCACCATTTGTGGCACTTGAAGTCGAATACAGCCTTATCCAGCGCACTGTCGAACACGAATTACTTCCCATGGCGCAGGCCCTGGGGCTTGGTGTAACGCCATGGTCTCCACTCGGCGGCGGAGTCCTCACAGGGAAGTACGCACGTGCTGACCTCCTGCAACAGGACGAGACCGGCGTTTCGGGTTCGCGAAAGGGTGTTAACGCTTCTTCGGGTAATCTCACTGAGCGTTCACTAACTATTGCTGAGACTGTTCGCGACATCGCCAGCGAGACTGGCGCGACATCGGCGCAGGTCGCACTTGCATGGACACTCGTCAATCCTGTCGTCGCGTCACCGATTATCGGCGCACGCACTGTCGCCCAGCTCGAAGATAATCTCGATGCGCTCTCCGTAACGCTAAGTTATGAACAACTGGAGCGCCTTGAGGCGGCAAGTAAGCCTGAGCAAATTTTTCCTGCCGTCTTCATGAGCCGCCCCATGGTTCAGGGGCTCATTTTTGGCGGTGCGGAAGTAACGCGTCGGATGTAACCTGGATTAACGGACAGGTTTTGCGCGCTAATGGCGGTATGATCTGACTCGCAAATCGATAACGTCTACTCCCTGGCTGCAAGGAACTCAGATCATGAACAATCAAATCATCGTTAACACTGGTCAGCGCAGGGAATACTTTTTTATATCACATCGCTTTTGAGGCACTCCCTTCGAAGTGCTCATTAGGGATGCAATCACCGAAACACCACCGGCGAGTGCTTGAGTTTGAGCGTCGTTAGTGGTTTGTCCAAACTGGATTGACTGGAGTCTGCTCATGGCATCGAAAACTTGGTTTATTACTGGCATCTCTCGGGGATTTGGCAAGGCGCTTGCCGAAGCTGCACTGGCTAAAGGCGATACTGTTATCGGTACGACGCGCGACGGAACCACATCGATCACAGACGAAACTGGCCGTTTAAATGTATTGCCTATGGATATCACTTACGCTGCATCGATTCCTGAGATCATCAAATGTGCAGTGAACATTACAGGGCGGTTGGATGTAGTCGTTAATAATGCAGGATATGGCTTGCTCGGATCGGTAGAAGAAGCCTCTGAAAACGAGATTGAGCATCTGTTCGATGTCAATTTCCACGGTACTCGCCGCGTAGTCCAGGCGGTATTGCCTTATCTTCGACAACAGAAATCCGGCCATATTGTTAACATAACTTCAATCGCAGGATTAGCTCCTTCTGCAGGTTCTGGTTACTACGCAGCGGCCAAGTTCGCCGTAGAAGGAATGTCGCAAAGTCTTGCCCAGGAAATTGGTCCGCTTGGAATTAAGCTCACATTAGTCGAGCCCGGAGCATTTCGTACTGATTTCCTTTCAGAGCATTCGATTCGTATCAGACCTTTAACCATAGGTGACTATGCTGAGACAGCAGGAAAAGCGCTAGCTTATCTTGAGAAGATGGCTGGAGAACAGGCTGGGGATCCAGCTCGAGCCGCGGATGCTATCATCCATGTGGTAGAGGCCAGCGAACCGCCTCTCCATCTCGTACTTGGGCCTGATGCATTCCGGCGCACACAGGAAAAGCACGAACAATTTGCAGCAGAGCTAAAACGCTGGAAGGATGTTAGTCTCAGCACTAACTTCAAATAAAGGGAATTGAGTGCTATTCGCGTCGCACAGATAGCAAATGAGATATTGCTTCTCTTGGATATGTGGGGTTCATAGATTTTAGCAGATAAACTGCTGGAGGCGTGTGCTCTACATATCGATCATGCACTGTAATGTTTCAGAGCGTTCTAATGGGAAGATCGCGCTATACATTACGTTTTAGATTCTGGTTGTATTCTTGGCGATTCTCTAGCGTAAATATATGATGATTTATTGATGTTGATAAATATCCATCCTAATTTGTATTAGTCGCGACTTGATCTGACATATGGTCTTGAAAGGTTGAGAGTTACCGGTTTTGATATGGGTGTCGAATCCTTATACAAAACACGAGTTAACTCTCATGCTTCATACTACCAATCCCGTCTTCAAACACAAAGCCGGTTTGCTCAATCTGGCTGAAGAACTCATTTACGGAAAAGCCTTTTGAAAGCGTGTTTGGTTTCTTTAATATGCCAGAGGTAATGGGCCTGCAAGATAGACTTGCAGGCATTGAACAAAGTGCGGTAGGCGAATAATTAACTTAGGAGATTTTAGTAGATAGCAGACAAAGCTACGTACAGACCTTCGCTGCGCGTCAGTTGTAGGGTAAAATGTTATCGATTTTCAGTTATATAAAAGTAAGATTTTCCACTTTGGATCATTACTGCAGGCAATGAGTTTTTTTCGTTGGGTGCCAAGTATATAAACATCCATGATGGGAGATTATTGCTTAGCTTCTGTATTAAAGCTCGACGGTCTCGTTCTTCAGATGCATTAGGCTTTAAATTGTCAGTAATATCAATGGAAATGAAAGAGGGATCAATAATGTAACTTTCAGATGAACCCGAACCGATAAACTTTGGGGTATTAACCAGCCCTGTTGAGCCCTTAAATGAAATATAAAAAAGACATGCGTTCGGTTTTTTCTGGTTTGTAAATCGATTTGTTTTGCAGCTAATATCTCTATCCCAAATAAAATAAGTGCTAATGCGTGAGGAGTTTCCAGCCAGCCCAAGTGTAAAAGTATTTAATGGGCCACCATTCATCTCTGACATTCTGTTAAATTGCATGTCAGGCCAAGTCTTTTTTATTGCCTTATCTAATATTTTTTCGGCAACTAATCGGGATTGTTCTTTTGAAGTTGCCATTTCTTTTGGGACCCATATAAGAATGTGGTTAAAAGCCCATTCCTCAGCAGCCATGCCAACTGGATAATTATATTTTATAATAGGATCGAGGTTCATTCTGGAAAGGTTTTTAGGATTATTGTCGGATGTAAACCCCCAGTAGTAGTTATAATCATCAAAAATATTTTTCACATTAGGTGAAACTTTTTTATCATAAAAAACATCCATATTGCTTACGTAGTTTACGTTCCATGCATAACTATGCATTATGTCTTTTTTTGTTGGTTTAGAGATGAAAGACTGGCAGCCAGTTAATAGCGCAGAAGCCATTAGCAAAGATGTTAATTTCTTCTTCATTATTAAAATACCCTTATTTTCCATTTAATGATTGAGTGATTAATAGTGTTGTGTTTTTGTAGGTGTACTCTTATTTTTGGCGAAATAATTTCAATTACCAGATTAGTTTACCATCTTAAATCTCTACTGAGATAGTAATTTTCCAAAAAGAAAATAGAGTTTATCATTGACTCGCACTCTTGTCCTGCGCATTCTATACGCAACTGTTAATTCTCAAGGAGGGGCGTGTGAATTATCCCCGTCCAGCCTGGCGATATATTGCCTGCATACCGTGTATCATCGGTCTGTTGCTGTAAACCGCATTGCGTAGGTAGGATCAACCAACATGAAGCCGGTTATTCCTGATTACTTGGGGTCAAGGACAAGGCCACATCCTGGTAATGTGGCCTTTTCCGTGCCCAATATCAATAGGCTTGCGGCTGTCGTTGCATCACCAGAATTGCCTGACGTGTTGCGTCACGAAAAGAACGGCACAATTGTAAAGAGACAGCGAGTTGACTTTTCATTTTATCTTGATTGCCAAGTTGTTGACTCAAAAAATCAGAAATGTGCTGGAGATCTTTTACTGCTCTGGCACCCGCATCGGCCAATGTTTTAAGCTGCAGGTCTTTAAGCTTTGAGCGCAAAAGCTGAACGTTATCGATATCTTTCTGTAGTGCTATCTCATAACGATTGAATACATTTTGGATTTTATCTTCATAAGCTGAAATAATATTGTATCGTTTGTTTTTTTCTTTCAAAAATTCTTCCAGAGAACATTTTTCGATATCATAGCTTGATGACCGTGTCGATGAATATGCAGTCATTCCGGCGTAGTCAATACCTGCAAACATGAGCGAGTCAGCAACCTCTGCCATTATCGACTGAATGTCTACCTGTGATTTTACATCGGCTTTGTTCAGTACAATATACAAGTTTTCAGCCGTAAATGATTGCTGGCGAATGAAATCAATATCTGACTGAGAAATCGTCCCGGCAGGATCCAGTCCAATGACCCAAATCATCGCAGTACATTGGTCAAGGAGTTTTGCCGAGGTGTTTCGATCCGCCTGCTCTGTGATATTCATTGTGCCGGGATTATATCCTGGGGTGTCTACCAGGCAAATATGCTCAAATAATGCTTCGTTCATAGGGACTTGTAAGCTGATTAATGGCATTATTTTTCGCAGGTCGAATCCGAATGAAGAGAGGTACTCGTGCGACAATGCCTTAAAAATTTTGCTGCTTAAGCGAATACTACCACCATTATTCGCAGCACCAGAAATGCATGAGGAGGGGGCGCAAACCACAAAACTCGGAATGACAGTGACAGGGTTTAATCCCGT contains the following coding sequences:
- a CDS encoding DUF2058 domain-containing protein gives rise to the protein MTKLTLQEQMLKAGLVTSKKMTKVQKTAKKSRVQAREAREAVAENKKAQLERDKQLSQQQKQAVLSKEYKAQVKQLIEMNRIVVSKGDIGFNFTDNNLIKKIRVDGLTQAQLISGRLAIARVEIGNNTESEYAIIPASVADKIAQRDANSIVVNNALSQEEQDEEDPYADFKVPDDLMW
- a CDS encoding cold-shock protein; amino-acid sequence: MAMNGTITTWFQDKGFGFIKDENGDNRYFHVVKVANPELIKKNASVTFEPTTNNKGLSAYAVKVLPESKYIYIAGERLKLTSIKSYLVYSEEVPADARIDKENTVLSVGALMNSIRPQTAAKAGEMRSLRKLAITTFQGTTLIFSEDEIDVEATVKLLKLK
- a CDS encoding formylglycine-generating enzyme family protein; the encoded protein is MKKETLVKITVTALVLISLPGCHDEQKEKADQDTLVRTSLDNLLMVQGGEFQMGDFGRLVGEKLPFNPDPDTPLHRVVLSDFRMGKYRVTWGEFNRWLDFQGREKNFYYRWTMNNKDHDFQSDKVYMGNAYPATVSWKDARAYCNWLGQVSHRNMDLPTEAQWEYAARSRGKLFMFANADNKNYFHDDKDRNYASSSDKQPVGSFPPNPLGLYDMMGNGKDWLKDWYSADYYNISPEKDPQGPRSGKKKSVRGERGSGHTLTIIRNSSKPDSEWGSEFRCVENSPLK
- a CDS encoding aldo/keto reductase, translating into MTTSLKLDSYRLLGRSGLRVSPLSLGTMTFGADWGWGADIDESRRMFDLYVDQGGNFVDTSVNYTNGTSERFVGAFMKGKRDRIVVATKFTMAREPGNPNSGGNHRLNIIRSVEDSLRQLDTDRIELLYLHGWDFTTAPDEVMRALDDLVRSGKVVYIGISNTPAWRIAQMQTLADLRGWAPFVALEVEYSLIQRTVEHELLPMAQALGLGVTPWSPLGGGVLTGKYARADLLQQDETGVSGSRKGVNASSGNLTERSLTIAETVRDIASETGATSAQVALAWTLVNPVVASPIIGARTVAQLEDNLDALSVTLSYEQLERLEAASKPEQIFPAVFMSRPMVQGLIFGGAEVTRRM
- a CDS encoding SRPBCC family protein is translated as MTRVYYSKIITAPADSVWAIIRDFEGLPVWFPFVESCVLSSGATASQVGAVRTNTVTGGNVIQERLLELSDRDRRIVYDVISGDVPVIDYTATLTVHPVSEDNSSFVAWSADFDVDGDIAPVAEWVRSGIFETCLKELERVLSDRQVSACRTEGTL
- a CDS encoding oxidoreductase, whose product is MASKTWFITGISRGFGKALAEAALAKGDTVIGTTRDGTTSITDETGRLNVLPMDITYAASIPEIIKCAVNITGRLDVVVNNAGYGLLGSVEEASENEIEHLFDVNFHGTRRVVQAVLPYLRQQKSGHIVNITSIAGLAPSAGSGYYAAAKFAVEGMSQSLAQEIGPLGIKLTLVEPGAFRTDFLSEHSIRIRPLTIGDYAETAGKALAYLEKMAGEQAGDPARAADAIIHVVEASEPPLHLVLGPDAFRRTQEKHEQFAAELKRWKDVSLSTNFK
- a CDS encoding dynamin family protein; amino-acid sequence: MTGNMHLTKTVYSDLEILTHFWCFKRKTIAATIAQALEDFEKKVDERFTEQQLNHQQQRFQQDTEHDLQIEHLKTQHQQAISQQKQVLTTQIGALEAQRSELSTRNAHLADKVASLDETITTTQMLLSQKHANMQVLEGLKNQLDESHQQLQNDYSQLHKDNLTLHERLTLIQSILSAQPAENEGIDAFRHLLYTDYATFAAEESSLADEAGALLNLQNILNELVYLNTFPAASGKSIVGVAGGFSSGKSEFINSFILDKSIKLATGLNPVTVIPSFVVCAPSSCISGAANNGGSIRLSSKIFKALSHEYLSSFGFDLRKIMPLISLQVPMNEALFEHICLVDTPGYNPGTMNITEQADRNTSAKLLDQCTAMIWVIGLDPAGTISQSDIDFIRQQSFTAENLYIVLNKADVKSQVDIQSIMAEVADSLMFAGIDYAGMTAYSSTRSSSYDIEKCSLEEFLKEKNKRYNIISAYEDKIQNVFNRYEIALQKDIDNVQLLRSKLKDLQLKTLADAGARAVKDLQHISDFLSQQLGNQDKMKSQLAVSLQLCRSFRDATRQAILVMQRQPQAY
- a CDS encoding LysR family transcriptional regulator, which codes for MRRAEYARLRAFMAVAEQGNFARAAGELRLSPSTLSQVIQDLEKELGSRLFHRTTRSVSLTEGGSRLLAKLKPAMAALDEALEEAQGADERPYGTVRLHIPHAALEQYLLPLLGEFHTNYPHIVLDISASDAPVNIVQEGFDVGVRLGEYLEPNMVASPLGGQMRQLAVASPAYIAKHGTPKEPADLQQHQCINWRWHQPGGYGLYEWEFIKEGHRVAVAVNGPLTVSHRYVGLAAALQGVGITMWNERMLAPYIKSGQLIPVLEDWSPQFPGWYVYYLKQPHSPAAVKILVRFLRERAPAMSETLPPGAHSLA